One stretch of Castor canadensis chromosome 14, mCasCan1.hap1v2, whole genome shotgun sequence DNA includes these proteins:
- the LOC141416519 gene encoding uncharacterized protein, whose product MGCLKRDKENENIQEDFRNPRRNVRPEVLERLKEHKQRIQCGESIQHTPENIVSKETLLRTAPCKSNICDAYGKTFTDDKALLIHEKIHNVLKSHGWKKCGTAFTSSGTFQNYETSHTSEKPYVCKQCGKAYNHPHNLHIHERTHSGEKPHGCKQCGKFFTHAYHLRYHERLHSGEKPYGCNQCGKVFAQARYLRLHERTHSGEKPYGCKTCGKFFTQACHLRYHERTHSGEKPCGCKQCGKVFTHACFLRYHERTYSGENPMDVRNVGNPSPMSVTFIIMTEHIVEKNPMVVSNVGKFLLNPLTFKFTKEFTLERNPMDVRNVGKSSPMSVNFVIMKKLIVEKNPMDVTNVGRFLLKPFTFELMEELTLERNPMDVRNVGKFLLKPVTFDFMKELTLERNHMDVRNVGNSSSMRVTFVIMRECIVEKNTMDVTNVRKFLLKPFTFDFIKELTLERNPMDVTNVGKFLLKPVTFNFMKELTLERNPMDVANVGNSSPRRVTLVIMKERIVEKNPMVVSNVGKSSLMQVSFNIMKELTVEKNPMDVRNVGNSSPSHVTFEFMKEFTLERNPMNVSNVGKPLSKPVIFRDRRTHTGEKTY is encoded by the exons ATGGGGTGTTTAAAAAGGGACA aagaaaatgaaaatattcaagagGACTTCAGGAATCCCAGAAGAAATGTGAG aCCTGAAGTGTTAGAGAGACTCAAGGAACATAAACAACGTATTCAATGTGGAGAATCCATTCAACACACTCCAGAGAACATTGTAAGCAAGGAAACTCTGCTTAGAACAGCTCCCTGTAAAAGCAATATATGTGATGCTTATGGGAAAACTTTCACTGATGACAAggctcttctaatccatgaaaagATACACAATGTGCTGAAATCTCATGGATGGAAAAAATGTGGAACAGCCTTCACTTCATCTGGTACTTTTCAGAATTATGAAACTTCTCACACTagtgagaaaccctatgtatgtaaacaatgtgggaaagcctacaaTCATCCCCATAACCTCcatattcatgaaagaactcacagtggagagaaaccccatggatgtaagcaatgtgggaaattCTTCACCCATGCCTATCACCTTCGTTATCATGAAAGATTACAtagtggagaaaaaccctatggatgtaaccAATGTGGGAAAGTTTTTGCTCAAGCCCGTTACCTTCGACTTCATGAAAGAAcgcacagtggagagaaaccctatggatgtaagacATGCGGAAAATTCTTCACCCAGGCATGTCACCTGCGATATCATGAAAGAACGCATAGTGGAGAAAAGCCCTGTGgttgtaagcaatgtgggaaagtcttCACTCATGCATGTTTCCTTCGATATCATGAAAGAACTTACAGTGGTGAAAACCCTATGGATGTCAGAAATGTGGGAAATCCTTCACCCATGAGTGTTACTTTCATTATCATGACAGAACACAtagtggagaaaaaccctatggttgtaagcaatgtgggaaagttttTGCTCAATCCACTCACCTTCAAATTCacaaaagaattcacactggagagaaaccctatggatgtcaGAAATGTGGGAAAGTCTTCACCTATGAGTGTCAACTTCGTTATCATGAAAAAACTCAtagtggagaaaaaccctatggatgtaaccAATGTGGGAAGGTTTTTGCTGAAGCCATTCACCTTCGAACTCAtggaagaactcacactggagagaaaccctatggatgtcaGAAATGTGGGAAAGTTTTTGCTCAAGCCCGTTACCTTCGacttcatgaaagaactcacactggagagaaaccatatGGATGTCAGAAACGTGGGAAATTCTTCATCCATGCGTGTCACCTTCGTTATCATGAGAGAATGCATAGTGGAGAAAAACACTATGGATGTAACCAATGTGAGAAAGTTTTTGCTGAAGCCATTCACCTTTGATTTCataaaagaactcacactggagagaaaccctatggatgtaaccAATGTGGGAAAGTTTTTACTCAAGCCAGTTACCTTCAacttcatgaaagaactcacactggagagaaaccctatggatgtagcAAATGTGGGAAATTCTTCACCCAGGCGTGTCACCCTCGTTATCATGAAAGAACGCAtagtggagaaaaaccctatggttgtaagcaatgtgggaaagtcttCACTCATGCAAGTTTCCTTCAatatcatgaaagaactcacagtggagaaaaaccctatggatgtCAGAAATGTGGGAAATTCTTCACCCAGTCATGTCACCTTCGAattcatgaaagaattcacactggagagaaaccctatgaatgtaagcaatgtgggaaagcctttaagCAAGCCAGTCATCTTCAGAGAcagaagaactcacactggagagaaaacaTATTAA